DNA from Rhodothermia bacterium:
ACGTCCGGGTTTAACAACCGCTACCCAATATTCCAAGGAACCCTTACCACTACCCATACGGGTTTCAGCAGGCTTTTTGGTGATGGGCTTATCCGGAAATATCCGGATCCATACTTTACCTTGACGACGCATATGACGGGTCATGGCAATACGTGCGGCCTCTATCTGGCGACTTGTGATCCAGCCGGATTCAAGCGCCTTGATTGCGAAGTCGCCAAAAGAGATAGATGTTCCACGACCAGCATTACCATTCAT
Protein-coding regions in this window:
- the rplP gene encoding 50S ribosomal protein L16, encoding MLMPKRVKRRKMMKGRMNGNAGRGTSISFGDFAIKALESGWITSRQIEAARIAMTRHMRRQGKVWIRIFPDKPITKKPAETRMGSGKGSLEYWVAVVKPGRILFELGDGVSFDLAKESMRLAQNKLPIKTKFIVRPDFSEN